The Octopus sinensis linkage group LG19, ASM634580v1, whole genome shotgun sequence genome contains a region encoding:
- the LOC115222386 gene encoding regucalcin-like: protein MSVSVALKNVCQGIGEAPHWVESTKSLLFVDEEFGGLHKWNSIDNTHTKFNADKNVSFIIPRESGGYVVSYKTHLADFDWESRQVKPFLDVEPDKPGNDFNDGKCDSYGRLVAGTMKTFTGTPEMAGAGHLYRIDKDLSVKVVKDKINISNGMTWTSDDKTMFYTHSLPRKVFSYDYDISTGEMSREQVVIDFEGKELHEFGVPDGMTIDLNDKIWLACYYSSQVFQIDPETGKILSSIKFPVSRVTSCCFGGPNYDELYVTSRANNLTENQLQNEEKLAGSVFKVTELGAKGKAAAVFQG from the exons ATGTCTGTATCTGTTGCCCTGAAGAATGTCTGTCAAGGAATTGGTGAGGCACCTCACTGGGTGGAAAGTACTAAATCATTGCTGTTTGTTGATGAAGAATTTGGAGGCCTCCACAAGTGGAACAGCATTGATAACACACATACCAAGTTTAATgctg ATAAAAATGTCAGCTTCATCATACCTCGTGAATCTGGTGGTTATGTCGTATCATATAAGACCCATCTCGCTGATTTTGACTGGGAGAGTCGACAGGTGAAACCATTCCTTGATGTGGAACCAGATAAACCAGGAAACGACTTCAATGATGGCAAATGTGACAGTTATGGCAGGCTTGTGGCAG GTACCATGAAAACATTTACAGGCACACCTGAAATGGCTGGAGCTGGACATCTATATCGGATTGATAAAGATCTCTCGGTTAAAGTCGTCAAAGACAAGATCAATATATCTAATGGCATGACATGGACATCAGATGACAAAACCATGTTCTACACCCATTCTCTTCCAAGAAAAGTATTTTCTTATGACTATGATATTTCTACAGGGGAAATGT CCAGAGAACAAGTGGTTATCGATTTTGAAGGCAAAGAACTCCATGAATTTGGGGTACCAGATGGAATGACAATTGATTTAAATGACAAAATATGGTTGGCTTGTTATTACAGTAGTCAAGTATTCCAGATTGACCCAGAAACAG gtaaaattctgagttcaatcaAGTTTCCTGTCAGTCGAGTCACTTCCTGTTGTTTCGGAGGTCCAAACTACGATGAACTGTACGTGACATCAAGGGCCAATAACTTAACAGAAAATCAGTTGCAAAATGAAGAGAAGCTTGCTGGGAGTGTGTTCAAGGTTACTGAATTGGGGGCAAAGGGTAAAGCAGCTGCTGTCTTTCAGGGATAG